In Phycisphaerae bacterium RAS2, the DNA window CGTACTTGTACAGTTGTAACTCCCGCTGACCGATTGACTTTCCGGCCGCCGGCGCGAACCCGTTTCGCCCTGCGGTCGGACCGGAAGGCAGTCCTGCCGAGTGCCGGATTATTGGCACGGCCGGAGGAGGGACAGCGGCGATGCACACGACCAACCCACCTCGAAAGCAAGGCGCCGGCCGCAAGGATGTCCTTACCACGGGCGACGTGGCCCGCATCTGCAACGTTGCCCCGCGGACCGTCTCCAAGTGGTTCGATTCGGGGCAGCTCCGCGGCTATCGCATTCCGGGAAGCAAGGATCGCCGCATTCCCGTCCAGCAGCTCATTCGATTCATGAAGCTGCACAACATTCCGCTGAATGGATTGGACGCCGGAACGACGCGGGTGCTGGTGATTGATGCCGACCGCGATTTCGCTACCACGCTGGCCGAGGCGCTCACGCGCGGCGGCGAATACGACGTTCGCACCGCCACGTCCGCATTTGATGCAGGCCTCGCCACGCAATCGCACAAACCCGACGTGCTGCTCGTTGATTCCACGTTGCCGAACCTGACCGGGCGCGAGTTCGTGACGACGCTTCGCAGCAATCTCGACCTCGACAGCGTTCGCGTCGTGGCCATGGCTCCGTCGAACGACACAGCACTGCATGCCGCCTTGCGCGATGATGGGTTCGATGCGGTCATCGCCAAACCTTTCGAGGCATCCAAAGCCATCGCCGCAATTGAA includes these proteins:
- a CDS encoding Response regulator receiver protein gives rise to the protein MHTTNPPRKQGAGRKDVLTTGDVARICNVAPRTVSKWFDSGQLRGYRIPGSKDRRIPVQQLIRFMKLHNIPLNGLDAGTTRVLVIDADRDFATTLAEALTRGGEYDVRTATSAFDAGLATQSHKPDVLLVDSTLPNLTGREFVTTLRSNLDLDSVRVVAMAPSNDTALHAALRDDGFDAVIAKPFEASKAIAAIEGALSPS